TTGGAAGGAGTACGAGCTTGAGGTCATGCGCGACAAGAAGGACAACTGCGTCATCATCTGTTCCATCGAGAACCTGGACCCCATGGGCGTCCACACGGGCGACTCGGTGACAGTGGCTCCGGCCCAGACCCTGACTGACGACGAGTACCAGAAGATGCGCGACGCCTCGCTGGCCATCATGCGCGAGATCGGGGTGGAAACAGGCGGTTCCAACGTCCAGTTCGCCCTCAACCCTGAAAACGGCGAGATGATCGTCATCGAGATGAACCCCAGGGTGTCGCGTTCTTCGGCCCTGGCCTCCAAGGCCACAGGCTTTCCCATCGCCAAGATCGCGGCCAAGCTTGCCGTGGGCTACACTCTGGACGAGATTCCCAACGACATCACCCGCGAGACCATGGCCTCCTTCGAACCGGCCATCGACTATTGCGTGATCAAGATACCGCGCTTCACCTTCGAGAAGTTTCCCGGCTCCGAAGACTATCTGACCACGGCCATGAAGTCGGTGGGCGAGACCATGGCCATTGGCCGCACCTTCAAGGAGGCGCTGCAAAAGGGGCTTCGGTCCCTTGAGACCGGCCACATCGGCCTTGGCAAGCGGTTTGAAACCTGTGACGTGGACAAGAACGAGCTTCTGCGCCTCCTGCGCCGCCCCAATTCCCAGCGCATTTACGCCCTGCGCAACGCGCTGCGTTGCGGCATGACTGTGGAGGAGGTCTTTGAGGCCACCGCTATCGATCCGTGGTTCCTGCGCCAGATCGAGGACATCCTGATCATGGAGCGCTCCCTGATCGAGTTCGGCCTGAAGCAGGGCGTGGACGCCGCCAGCGAGGGCATGGCCGAGATGCTGCGCACTGCCAAGGAATACGGCTATTCCGATGCGCAGCTGGCCGCCATGTGGCATACCGGCGAGGATGCCGTCCGGGCCATGCGCAAGGAGCTTGGCATTGTCCCGACCTATTATCTCGTGGACACTTGCGCCGCGGAATTCGAAGCGTACACCCCGTACTACTACTCTACCTTCGAGACCGGGGCGGAAAACGTCCGCGACGAGGTCAAGAAGGTTGTCATCCTTGGCGGCGGTCCAAACCGCATCGGCCAGGGCATCGAGTTCGACTATTGCTGCTGCCATTCCTCCTTCACCTTGAAGGAGATGGGTGTGCAGTCCATCATGGTCAACTCCAACCCCGAGACCGTGTCCACGGACTATGATACCTCGGACAAGCTCTACTTCGAGCCGCTGACCTTCGAGGATGTCATGAATATCATCGACTTCGAGAAGCCCGACGGCGTCATCGTCCAGTTCGGCGGGCAGACGCCGCTCAACCTGGCGCTTCGGTTGATGAAGGCCGGTGTACCGCTCATCGGCACCAGCCCGGATGCCATCGACCGGGCCGAGGATCGCGAGCGTTTCAAGCAGTTCCTGAACAAGCTGCACCTCAAGCAGCCGCCAAACGGCACGGCCATGAGCATGACCGAGGCCAAGGAAATCGCCCAAGGCCTCGGTTTTCCGCTGGTGCTGCGCCCCTCCTATGTTCTGGGCGGCCGGGGCATGGACATTGTCTACTCCATGGATGAATTCGAGGCGTATTTCCGCGAGTCGGCCCGTGTCTCTCCCGAGCATCCCACCCTCATCGACAAATTCCTTGAATACGCCATTGAGGTGGATGTGGACGCCCTGGCCGACGGCGAGGATGTCTACATCGGGGGGGTCATGGAGCATATTGAGGAGGCGGGCATCCATTCCGGGGATTCGGCCTCGGTGTTGCCTCCCTATAGCCTGAGCGCAGAGGTCATTCGCGACATCGAGCGGCAGACCGTGGCCATGGCCCGCGAGCTCGGCGTGGTCGGGCTGATGAATGTCCAGTTCGCCGTCAAGGACGGCGAGGTATACATCATCGAGGTCAACCCCCGCGCGTCGCGCACCGTCCCCTTTGTCTCCAAGGCTACCGGCGTGCCTCTTGCCAAACTGGCCACCCGGGTCATGCTCGGAGAGAAGCTCAAGGATCTCAAGCCCTGGAACATGCGTAAGAAGGGGCACGTCTCGGTCAAGGAGTCTGTTTTTCCCTTCAACCGCTTCCCCAACGTGGATGTGCTGCTCGGCCCGGAGATGCGTTCCACCGGAGAAGTCATGGGCATTGATCCGAGCTTCGGGCTGGCCTACATGAAGGCGCAGCTGGCAGCCGGGCAGAGGTTGCCCACCTCGGGTACGGTTTTCATCTCCGTCAATGACTGGGACAAGGCCAAACTGGTGCTGGCGGCCAGGGATTTCGCCGACATGGGATTCCGGGTCATGGCTACCGGCGGCACGGCCGATTATTTCGCGGAGAAGGGCGTGCCCGTCACCAAGGTGAACAAGGTCCATGAAGGACAGCGGCCACATGTGGTGGATCACATCAAGAACGGCGAAATCGATCTGGTCATCAACACCCCTTCGGGCAAGAAGACCGTGGGCGACGCCCGGATCATCCGCCAGAACACGCTACTCTACAACATTCCCTACACCACTACGGTGTCGGGTGCCAGGGCCATCGCCCAGGCCATTCTTGAAATGCGGCAGACCGGGCTCAAGGTCGAAAGCCTGCAAACGTATTACGGCGGCTAGCCGCCGTCCAGAGAAGGCACATGAAAAAAGAGTATTGCGGGCTTTTCGGAGTATACGGCCACAAGGAGGCCGCCAGGATGACCTACTTCGGCCTGTATGCCTTGCAGCATCGCGGGCAGGAGTCGGCAGGCATCGTCACCTGGGACGGCGAAAAGATCCGCGAGCAGAAGGGCATGGGGCTGGTGGCCGAGGTCTTCAACGAGCGGCACCTGGGCAAGGAGCTCAAGGGCGACATCGCCATGGGGCATATCCGCTATTCCACCACCGGGGCCTCGCTGATCCGTAACGCCCAGCCCTTCATTGTCCGCCATGGCGACCTGCGTCTGGCCGTGGCCCACAACGGCAACTTGGTCAACACCTATGAGCTGCGCACTGAGCTTGAGCGTAACGGGTCCATTTTTCAGACCACCATGGATACCGAGGTCTTCGCGCACCTGATCATCAAGTATCTGCGCGAGACCGACACCATTGAGCAGGCCATCGTCATGGCCTGCGCCAGGGTGCGCGGCGCATACTCCATGCTCATCCTGGCCAACGACAAGCTCATCGCCCTCAAGGACCCCAACGGCGTCCGGCCCCTCGGTCTGGGCCGGGTGGGTGATCGCTACGTCATTGCGACAGAGACCTGCGCCTTTGACCTGATCGAGGCCGAGTACCTGCGCCCCATCGAACCGGGCGAAATGGTGACCATTCACAAGAACAAGCTGACCTCCTGCCGCTTCAACGACACCGAGCCCAGGCGTCAGTGCATCTTCGAGCTGATCTATTTTGCCCGGCCCGATTCCCACATCTTCGGCGATGTGGTCTACGAGCGGCGCAAGGCCATGGGGGTGATGCTGGCCAGAGAGGCCCCGGTGGACGCGGACTTTGTCATGCCGTTCCCTGATTCGGGCAACTACGCGGCCGTGGGCTATTCCCAGGAGTCGGGTCTGCCGTTGGAACTGGCCATGATCCGCAACCATTATGTGGGGCGCACCTTCATCCAGCCCTCGCAGGACATGCGCGATTTCTCGGTGCGGGTGAAGCTCAACCCGGTCAAGAGCATGGTCCAGGGCAAGCGGATCATCATCATTGAGGATTCCATCGTCCGCGGGACCACCATCCGGGCCAGAGTCCGCAAGCTGCGCGAACTGGGCGCCCGCGAGATTCATCTGCGTGTGAGCTGCCCGGCCATCCGGTTTCCCTGTTTCTACGGCATCGACTTTTCGTCCAAGGGCGAACTGATCGCGGCCAACCATTCGGTGGAGGACATCGCCCGGTTCATGGGGCTCGACTCCCTGCACTACCTGACGATTCCGGGCCTGCTCGATTCGGTGACAGATGACGACGCATGGTGTTTGGCCTGTTTTGACGGCAACTATCCCATTCCCCTGTCCGATATGATGGGCAAGGGCTGCCTGGAGGCAATCCCGGGCATCGTCAAGGAATTTTGCTGAAACGGAGTGCGATCATGACCGCAAGATCCGACGGAACCGATTGGCTTGCGCTGGCCCGCGAGGTGCTCGACATCGAGATCGAGGGGTTGCGAGCCGTTTCCGGGCAGCTGGGTGGGGGATTCGTGCGCGCCCTGACGGCCATGGCCGAGTGCCGGGGCCGTGTGGTCATCACCGGCATAGGCAAGTCCGGGTTGGTGGGGCGCAAGATTGCCGCCACCCTGTCGAGTACGGGAACTCCCGCCTTTTTCCTGCATCCGGTGGAGGGAGCCCATGGCGACATGGGCATGATCAGGGAGGAGGATGTGGTCCTTGCCCTGTCCAACTCCGGCGGCAGCGACGAGGTCAACGCCATCATTCCCACCTTGCGCACCCTGGGGGCCACGGTCATCGCCATGACCGGGAACACCGCCTCGGCCATGGCCCAGCTGGCGGACATCACCATTGAAGTCCATGTGCCGAGAGAGGCGTGTCGCATGGGGCTTGCCCCCACATCAAGCACCACGGCGCACCTTGCCGTGGGCGATGCCCTGGCCGTCTGCCTCATGGAGTGGAAGTCCTTTGGCAAGGAGGATTTCCGAAAGTATCATCCGGGCGGTTCCTTGGGGCAACGGCTGGCCATGTGCGTGGACCAGCTCATGCACACCGACTCCCTTCCCGTGGTGGACGATGGAGCGACAGTGGGGCGGGCCGTGGATGTGCTCAATTCGGGCGGTCTCGGCCTCGTGGCCATCATTGACGGCGGCGAAAGGCTGCTGGGCGTGTTCACTGACGGCGATGTGCGTCGGCTGGTCTGCGCGGGCGGCCTGGACATGGACCGGCCCGTGGCCCGTGTCATGACCGCCTCGCCGCGCCGGGCAGTGGCGGGCGAGTCTTCGGCCCATGTCCTTGATGTCATGGAGCAGCACCAGATTACCGTGCTCCCTGTGGTCAGCGAGGACGGTCGGCTGGCGGGCATGGTCCACCTTCACGATCTGCTGGGCAAAGGGGCGCTGCGGTTCTCGGGAACGGCCGGTCGCATTGCGGAGCCTGCGGGAAGGTCATGACCCGAATACGGTCCGACGCTTCCGATACCTGCCGCCGCTGTTCGCTGCAAGGCCCCACATGTTGCCGTATGACGGCGGGCCAGGAGGAGTTCTGTTTCCCGGTTTCCCAGATGGAGAAAGACCGGGTCCGCGACCATGCGCCCTTTACCGGAGGCTTTGTTCTCGCCCCGAATTCGGCGGCCTTCATCGACAATGTCCGCCGACTGTTTCCGGGGGAGGACGCCTTGATCCTGGCACTCTTTCCGCCTGCAGGAGAGCACTATCGCCTGACGGTGGACACCATGGGCGCTTGCCGCTTTCTGGGTCCCGAAGGGTGCGAGATCCCCTATGAGGCCCGGCCATACTACTGCCGCCTGTATCCTTTTTGGGTGGTGGGGCGCGAAGTGACCTTCTTCGACTCCGCCACCTGCCTCGCACGGCGAGAGGAGCGGACGCTGTCGCGAATGCTCAAATGCTTTGATACCAACAAGGCTTCGGTCACGGACCTTTACGGAAGGCTTCGTCTGGCCTGGGGCCTGCCGCCTGCGCGTGGTGCACACAAGGTCAACAAAGGTTTTTGATACCCATGAAAGTGCTCAAGATTTTTCTCGTATTTCTTTTGGTCTGCCTGCTCGCCGGGGTGGGAGCTGCCTTTGGCCTGTACCACTGGGCGTCCAGGGATTTGCCCGGCTTCAGGAACATCGCCGACTACAAACCGCCGCTGGTGACCACGGTTTACGGCGCTAACGACGAGGTTCTCGGGTATTTCTATAGGGAGAAGCGGTTCCTGATAACCCTGGACCAGATGACTCCGTGGCTGCCCAAGGCGTTTCTGGCCGCCGAGGATTCGAGCTTCTATCAGCACGACGGCGTGGACATGACGGCCATCCTGCGGGCTTTCCTGGCCAACGTCAAGGCGGGGCGCACCAAGCAGGGCGGCTCCACCATCACCCAGCAGATCATTAAACGGCTGCTCCTGACCCCGGAGCGAAGCTACACGCGCAAGCTCAAGGAGGCGATCCTTGCCTTCCGGCTGGAAAACTACCTGACCAAGGAAGAGATACTGACCATTTATCTCAACCAGATATTTCTCGGAGCCAATTCCTACGGCGTTGAGGCCGCCTCGCGCACCTATTTCGCCCGTCACGCCACGGACCTGACCCTGGCCCAGGCAGCCATGCTGGCCGGCCTGCCCCAGGCTCCGAGTCGTTACAACCCCTATCAGAACTTCGAGCTGGCCAAGCAGCGCCAGCGCTACGTCCTTGATCAGCTCCTCTCGCTTCGCTGGATCACCCGCGAGCAGTTCGACGAGGCCATGGCCGAGGAAATCGAGCTGGTCAGCATGGATGATCCGTCCTGGCGGGTCGGGGCGTACTATCTTGAGGAGGTGCGTCGCTGGCTGGTGGACCGCTACGGTGAAGACGAGACCTACACCGCTGGTCTGACCGTAACCACCCCCTGCAATCTCAAGCATCAGGCCGCTGCCGAAAAGGCGCTACGGCGGGGGCTGCTGGATTCGGCTCAGCGGCGCGGATGGACAGGGCCTGTCGAGACCATCAGCCCGGGCGATGTGGGCCGGGTGCTTGACGAAGGGCCGCAGACGGTGGACCCCATCGGGGACAAGTCCTCGCCCTTCAAGGCCTGGGTGGCCCAGGTGGACAAGGACAGGGCTTCTGTTCGCTTCGGCAGATTCCATGGCGTTATTCCGCTCAAGGCCATGTGGTGGGTGCGCGAGCCCGACGTGCGCAAGAGCCATGAGGACGTACCCGCCCCGAGCGATGCCCGCCGGGTGCTCAAGGAGGGCGACGTGGTCTGGGTCACCGTGGCCAAGGCGCCCGAATCGCCCCAGGGCGTGTGGACACTTGACCTGGAGCGCGAACCCGTTGTGGAGGGCGCCCTGGTCTCCATGACGCCTGAGAGCGGCGAGGTGCTGGCCCTGGTGGGTGGTTATTCCTTTGGCCGCAGCCAGTTCAACCGCGCCACCCAGGCCAGACGCCAGCCCGGCTCGGCCTTTAAGCCCGTCGTTTATTCGGCGGCCATGGACGCCGGGTTCACACCCGCTTCCATGGTCCTCGACGCCCCTATCGTCTATGCCGACGATGCCCTGGGCAAGCTGTGGCGGCCCGAAAACTTCGAGGGCACCTACGAGGGGCCGACCCTGTTGCGTACCGCCCTGGTCAAGTCCAAGAACCTAGTCACCATTCGCGTGGCCCAGCGTATCGGCCTCCGGGCCATCATTGAGCGGGCGCGGGCCATGGGCCTTGAGAGCGACTTCCCCCCGGACCTCTCGGTGTCGTTGGGTTCGTCCGTGGTCACGTTGATGAATCTGTGCGAGGCGTACAGCGCCTTTGCTCGAGGCGGCTCGTACGTCAAGCCGCGCACCGTGCTCTCGGTCCGTTCGGCCTGGGGCGAGGAATTGTTCACTTCGGTGCCCGAGGTAGTGGATGCCATCAGCCCGCAAACAGCCTACATCATGACCAGCCTGATGAAGGAAGTCGTGCGCGACGGTACAGGCTGGCGGGCACGAGTGCTCAACCGTCCCGTGGCGGCCAAGACCGGCACCTCCAACGACGAAAACGACGCCTGGTTCATGGGCTTCACTCCCTATTTGCTCACGGGCGTGTACGTCGGCTTTGACGAGATGCGTCCCATGGGCAAGTGGGAGACGGGAGCGCGGGCGGCCAGTCCCCTGTGGGTGGACTATCGCAAACAGGTGGAGGAGGATTATCCCTATCAGGACTTCCCGGAACCGCCGGGAGTTGTTATGGTCCGGGTGGACGGGGCCACTGGGCGGCTTGCCTCATCCGGCTCGGGAACGCAGTATTTCCTGCCGTTCAAGGTGGGCACCGAGCCAACCCAGGCCGCCGCGTCCGGCGGAGCGGCCGAGGACGCGGGCGGCTCGGCCGACGATCTCTTCAAGCAGATGTTCTGACAAGGATGGCACCATGGAACTCGATATCTATCAGGTGGACGCCTTTGCCGAAGAGGTCTTCAGCGGCAATCCGGCGGCGGTGGTGCCGCTCTTCGAGTGGCTGAGCGATGGGTTGATGCAGAAGATCGCCCAGGAATGCGGCCAGTCCGAGACCGCCTTCTTCGTGCGCCGGGGCGAATACTTCGAGCTTCGCTGGTTCACCCCGGAATATGAAATAGACCTGTGCGGCCACGCCACCCTGGCCAGCGCCCATGTGCTTTACGAGTTCCTTGACTACGCCGATCCGGTGGTGGTTTTCGAGACCAAGAGCGGACGGCTTTTTGTGGACCGGGAGGCGGGTCTGTATTCCATGGATTTCCCGGCCTGGAGCGTCCGGCCCATTCAGGTGACAGAGAGGGTCGCCAAGGCCCTGGGTGCCCGTCCCGCCGAGCTCTTCATGGGCGAGCGCGACATGATGGCCGTGTTCGAGTCCGAGGAGGAGATACGTGCCCTTGAGCCGGACTTCCGCCTTGTCTCCAAGCTGGACGGCCTGTGCATGATCTGCACCGCGCCCGGCCTGGACTACGATTTCGTTTCCCGCACCTTTGTTCCGCTCACCGGGGTGCCTGAAGATCCAGTTACCGGCTCGGCCCACTGCACCCTGGTGCCTTTCTGGGCCAAGCGGTTGGGTCGCTCGTCCCTGCGAGCCCGGCAGGTGTCCGCTCGCGGCGGAGTGCTCGTCTGCGAGGACATGGGGGACCGCGTCAAGATCGCGGGCCACGCCGTGACCTTCATGCGCGGGACCATCATACTCTGATTTTCCGGTATTTGATGCCGAGCAGGAGAGAGGCCGGGGAGAGATTACCCGGCCTCTTGTCTTGCGCATGAACCGTTACAGCAGTTGCAGTTTCCAGTTGAAGGTGCTGGTGCGTCGCGGTTTGGGGACATCCTTGGGCCAGTCCTCAAGCATGGTGACGAAGGTCTTGAAGCCCGCCCTGTCCAGGGTGCGGTATTCATCGCCCAGGTCCAGCTCCCAGGCCGGGAAGAGCCAGTTGGTCTGCCCGTATTTGCGTACGAAGAGCACTTCGTGCATGGGGCTTTTGACGGGCGAATCGAACCGGACCGAATTGGCCAGGAAACGCGACAGGCCAAAGGGCCACATGCCCCTGATGACCGCGCCCAGGGGGAGCGGAGTGTTCCGCGCCAGTTCGAGCATGTCCTCGCCCGAGAGTTCCGGGCTGACTATGGCCGAGGAGCAGCCCAAGTCCTTGAGGGTCTGGAGGGCGAAGCGGTTGGCTGCGTTGCAGAAGGGACCGGCCACCAGGGCGACTCTCTTGCGGTCCGTGAAGTAGGCAGCCTGCCAGGGCGCGTTGATGACGAACTCGCGGGCACCGTTCTTGACCGCTTCCTTGATCAGGGCACGGTATTTCTTGTCCTCGTCGGGCCAGATGACCGGAGGCAGCCACCACTGGACGCGGCCGGTCAGGCCTCGGGCCACCTTGCCCAGAGAGGCGCGCTCGAGCCAGTAGGCTGCCCGGCCGTTGATGCGGCTTCGAGGAGGCAGCCGATAGAGGGAGACGTTCTCCGGCTTGACCTTGGCCCGCACTGCGTTTTTCGGCCACTTGGGCACAAACTTCGGCTCGCTGGTCTCAGGGGCTGGGAACAGGGCCAATTCGGCCTCCAGCCCCTTGATCAGTTTGACCAGCTCCGGTTCGCGCCGATCCACCAGGAAGACCTTGGTGCCGGATGGCAGGGGTGGTCCCTGGTGCTTGGCCGAGGTCGGGATGTCCATGCGGCCGCGTTTGGGCACGCGGCGGCGGATGGACAGGGTCCGGTGTCCGGGCTGGTCCTCATAGCCCACGCGCAGGAGATCGCCGGGATGCAGGTCCTCTCGGGGCTGGAAATAGAGCTTTTTCTGGTCGCGCTTGACCTCGCCCACGAGCCTGCCCGAGCTGGTCTCCCCGCCGGGCTGGATGGGCATGAAGGGACGCTGGGGCAGGAAGGTGGAGTGGCTGGTGGGTCGGCCCAGGGCCTGGTCGAGCAGGTCCGCGGCCGCCTTCTTGGCCTGGGCATCTCCCGGATTGTCGCGCAGCATCTGGTAGGCGCGCACCGTGTAGTAGACGTAGTGGGGGCCTTTCTTGCGGCCCTCGATCTTCCATGCCGTCACCCTGGGCATGTCCAGCAGCGGCTTGGTCAGCACGTCAAGGGAGAGATCGGTGCAGGAGAAGAGGCGCTCGGCGTCCTGCTTGCCTTGCTTGTAGAGGCGGCGGCAGGGCTGGACGCAACGGCCGCGCAGGCCGGACTTGCCGCCAAGGTAGCTGCTCCAGTAGCAGCGGCCGGAAACGCAGTGGCACAATGCGCCGTGGACGAAGATTTCAAGGTCCAGGCCCTTGGGACACGCCTCGGCCATGAGCTTGACCTCGTCGAGGTTCAGCTCTCGGGGAACCACCACGCGGTTGACGCCGAGCTTTTTCGCCACTTCGAGCCCGGCCGGATGGCTCAGGTTCGCCAGGGTCGAGAGGTGCAGCTCGCCCGAGAATCCGGCCTGGCGGGCCAGGGTGATCATGCCCAGATCCTGGACGATGAGGGCGTAGGGCTTGACGTATTTCTCAAGCCGCTCCACGAGCCTTCCTGCAGCCTCGGGATCGCCGGGCTTGACCAGGGTGTTCATGGCGACGTATGTGCGGGTTCCGCGGTCGCGGCCCAGGCTTGCCAGTTGCGCCAGCTCGCTGATAGAGAAGTTGGTGGCCTGCATGCGGGCCGAAAAGTGCTTGAGCCCCACGTACACGGCGTCCGCCCCGGCCGCCACCGCAGCGAGGAAGGACGGCGCATCCCCAGCGGGCGCCATGATTTCAGGTAAATGTTTCATACTCATAAGGGTGTCGCATGTCCTTGAGGGTCTGCCGGAATGTTACGGTATTGGAAGTGTCCCCGGTCGGTCAACGGAAAAGGCCCGACGAATTTTACGAGATACGCCTCTCCCTGCCAGACTGGGATGGGTGGAAGCCCGGCCAGTTCGTCATGGTCCGGCCCGCTTCCTGGGAGCTGGATATGCTCTGGGCGCGGCCCTTTTCCATCTCTTCGGCGGATGCGGACGGCCTGACCCTCTTCGTTCAGAAGGTGGGGCGCGGCACGGCCCGCATGGCTCGCCTCGCGCCGGGCGATCAGGTAGCCCTGTGGGGGCCGCTTGGCAACTCGTTCGCCGTGGAGCCCGACACGCCGACCCTGCTGCTTGCCGGGGGCATCGGCATCGCACCTTTTCGCGGTTATGTCGAGCGTCATCCGCACCCGGAGAACCTGCGGCTTTTCCTGGCCCATCGGCTGCCCCTGGAATGCTACCCCTATGACCTGCTCTCGAACCGGGTGGACTGCCGCTGCCTGCTCGAAGCCTGTCCCGCCGACCTCGACCTGATCATCGCCGCCCTGCGCGAGCAGATCGCCGAATACGCGGCCAAGGACGGCCTGATCCTCGCCTGCGGCCCGACCCCGTTCATGCGTACGGTCCAGACGTTTGCCGCCGAGCTGGGGGCGCGAGCCCAGGTTTCGCTGGAAAACCGCATGGCCTGCGGGGTGGGCGCCTGCCTGGGCTGCGTCGCGCCCGACGCCGAGGGGCATCATGTCCAGGTCTGTACACGCGGGCCGATCTTCTGGGCCGACAAGGTTCGTCTGTAGTCATTTCGAGGGGGTTTCATCCATGGATATGCACGTGAGCTTCGGAGGCTTAAGCCTCAAGAATCCGGTCATGACCGCCTCGGGCACCTTTGGCTCCGGGCTCGAATTCGCGCCCTACGGCGATCTCAGGCGGTTGGGAGGCATTGTGGCCAAGGGCATCTCCCTTGCTCCTCGCGAGGGCAACCCCATGCCGCGCATCGCCGAGACGCCGTGCGGCATGCTCAACGCCATCGGCATCCAGAATCCCGGGGTGGAGGATTTCGTCAGGCGGACACTGCCCTCGCTGCCCTGGCGCGACGTGGCCATCGTCGCCAATCTCTATGCCTGCGACGCCGCCGAGTTCGGCGAGCTGGCCGGGGTGCTGGCG
This genomic stretch from Pseudodesulfovibrio alkaliphilus harbors:
- a CDS encoding YkgJ family cysteine cluster protein — protein: MEKDRVRDHAPFTGGFVLAPNSAAFIDNVRRLFPGEDALILALFPPAGEHYRLTVDTMGACRFLGPEGCEIPYEARPYYCRLYPFWVVGREVTFFDSATCLARREERTLSRMLKCFDTNKASVTDLYGRLRLAWGLPPARGAHKVNKGF
- a CDS encoding penicillin-binding protein 1A translates to MKVLKIFLVFLLVCLLAGVGAAFGLYHWASRDLPGFRNIADYKPPLVTTVYGANDEVLGYFYREKRFLITLDQMTPWLPKAFLAAEDSSFYQHDGVDMTAILRAFLANVKAGRTKQGGSTITQQIIKRLLLTPERSYTRKLKEAILAFRLENYLTKEEILTIYLNQIFLGANSYGVEAASRTYFARHATDLTLAQAAMLAGLPQAPSRYNPYQNFELAKQRQRYVLDQLLSLRWITREQFDEAMAEEIELVSMDDPSWRVGAYYLEEVRRWLVDRYGEDETYTAGLTVTTPCNLKHQAAAEKALRRGLLDSAQRRGWTGPVETISPGDVGRVLDEGPQTVDPIGDKSSPFKAWVAQVDKDRASVRFGRFHGVIPLKAMWWVREPDVRKSHEDVPAPSDARRVLKEGDVVWVTVAKAPESPQGVWTLDLEREPVVEGALVSMTPESGEVLALVGGYSFGRSQFNRATQARRQPGSAFKPVVYSAAMDAGFTPASMVLDAPIVYADDALGKLWRPENFEGTYEGPTLLRTALVKSKNLVTIRVAQRIGLRAIIERARAMGLESDFPPDLSVSLGSSVVTLMNLCEAYSAFARGGSYVKPRTVLSVRSAWGEELFTSVPEVVDAISPQTAYIMTSLMKEVVRDGTGWRARVLNRPVAAKTGTSNDENDAWFMGFTPYLLTGVYVGFDEMRPMGKWETGARAASPLWVDYRKQVEEDYPYQDFPEPPGVVMVRVDGATGRLASSGSGTQYFLPFKVGTEPTQAAASGGAAEDAGGSADDLFKQMF
- a CDS encoding PhzF family phenazine biosynthesis protein; translation: MELDIYQVDAFAEEVFSGNPAAVVPLFEWLSDGLMQKIAQECGQSETAFFVRRGEYFELRWFTPEYEIDLCGHATLASAHVLYEFLDYADPVVVFETKSGRLFVDREAGLYSMDFPAWSVRPIQVTERVAKALGARPAELFMGERDMMAVFESEEEIRALEPDFRLVSKLDGLCMICTAPGLDYDFVSRTFVPLTGVPEDPVTGSAHCTLVPFWAKRLGRSSLRARQVSARGGVLVCEDMGDRVKIAGHAVTFMRGTIIL
- a CDS encoding KpsF/GutQ family sugar-phosphate isomerase is translated as MTARSDGTDWLALAREVLDIEIEGLRAVSGQLGGGFVRALTAMAECRGRVVITGIGKSGLVGRKIAATLSSTGTPAFFLHPVEGAHGDMGMIREEDVVLALSNSGGSDEVNAIIPTLRTLGATVIAMTGNTASAMAQLADITIEVHVPREACRMGLAPTSSTTAHLAVGDALAVCLMEWKSFGKEDFRKYHPGGSLGQRLAMCVDQLMHTDSLPVVDDGATVGRAVDVLNSGGLGLVAIIDGGERLLGVFTDGDVRRLVCAGGLDMDRPVARVMTASPRRAVAGESSAHVLDVMEQHQITVLPVVSEDGRLAGMVHLHDLLGKGALRFSGTAGRIAEPAGRS
- the purF gene encoding amidophosphoribosyltransferase — its product is MKKEYCGLFGVYGHKEAARMTYFGLYALQHRGQESAGIVTWDGEKIREQKGMGLVAEVFNERHLGKELKGDIAMGHIRYSTTGASLIRNAQPFIVRHGDLRLAVAHNGNLVNTYELRTELERNGSIFQTTMDTEVFAHLIIKYLRETDTIEQAIVMACARVRGAYSMLILANDKLIALKDPNGVRPLGLGRVGDRYVIATETCAFDLIEAEYLRPIEPGEMVTIHKNKLTSCRFNDTEPRRQCIFELIYFARPDSHIFGDVVYERRKAMGVMLAREAPVDADFVMPFPDSGNYAAVGYSQESGLPLELAMIRNHYVGRTFIQPSQDMRDFSVRVKLNPVKSMVQGKRIIIIEDSIVRGTTIRARVRKLRELGAREIHLRVSCPAIRFPCFYGIDFSSKGELIAANHSVEDIARFMGLDSLHYLTIPGLLDSVTDDDAWCLACFDGNYPIPLSDMMGKGCLEAIPGIVKEFC
- the carB gene encoding carbamoyl-phosphate synthase large subunit is translated as MPKRTDIKKIMLIGSGPIVIGQACEFDYSGTQALKALKEEGYEVVLVNSNPASIMTDPELADRTYIEPIEPETVARIIEKERPDALLPTLGGQTGLNTALAVAEMGVLDQFNVELIGANIEAINKAESREEFRAAMANIGLAVAESGICRSMEDVRHWGQIIPFPIIVRPAYTLGGSGGGVAYNMEELEDICANGLALSMKREIMLERSILGWKEYELEVMRDKKDNCVIICSIENLDPMGVHTGDSVTVAPAQTLTDDEYQKMRDASLAIMREIGVETGGSNVQFALNPENGEMIVIEMNPRVSRSSALASKATGFPIAKIAAKLAVGYTLDEIPNDITRETMASFEPAIDYCVIKIPRFTFEKFPGSEDYLTTAMKSVGETMAIGRTFKEALQKGLRSLETGHIGLGKRFETCDVDKNELLRLLRRPNSQRIYALRNALRCGMTVEEVFEATAIDPWFLRQIEDILIMERSLIEFGLKQGVDAASEGMAEMLRTAKEYGYSDAQLAAMWHTGEDAVRAMRKELGIVPTYYLVDTCAAEFEAYTPYYYSTFETGAENVRDEVKKVVILGGGPNRIGQGIEFDYCCCHSSFTLKEMGVQSIMVNSNPETVSTDYDTSDKLYFEPLTFEDVMNIIDFEKPDGVIVQFGGQTPLNLALRLMKAGVPLIGTSPDAIDRAEDRERFKQFLNKLHLKQPPNGTAMSMTEAKEIAQGLGFPLVLRPSYVLGGRGMDIVYSMDEFEAYFRESARVSPEHPTLIDKFLEYAIEVDVDALADGEDVYIGGVMEHIEEAGIHSGDSASVLPPYSLSAEVIRDIERQTVAMARELGVVGLMNVQFAVKDGEVYIIEVNPRASRTVPFVSKATGVPLAKLATRVMLGEKLKDLKPWNMRKKGHVSVKESVFPFNRFPNVDVLLGPEMRSTGEVMGIDPSFGLAYMKAQLAAGQRLPTSGTVFISVNDWDKAKLVLAARDFADMGFRVMATGGTADYFAEKGVPVTKVNKVHEGQRPHVVDHIKNGEIDLVINTPSGKKTVGDARIIRQNTLLYNIPYTTTVSGARAIAQAILEMRQTGLKVESLQTYYGG